One Centroberyx gerrardi isolate f3 chromosome 6, fCenGer3.hap1.cur.20231027, whole genome shotgun sequence genomic region harbors:
- the LOC139918641 gene encoding scavenger receptor cysteine-rich type 1 protein M160-like, with protein sequence MTDLFSSASTSSISTAGDERHPEAQCLSTPSPVLKGESDDVRMVGGASRCAGGLEVKQHGDWRPVDDSDWNLKSAAVVCRQLDCGSAVSTGKRWAPSSRPVWRISSSCLQSGSTVMECVSTESDSSSSSLQITCSESVRLVDGTSLCSGRLEVKSKQFWSSVCEADFDQQDAEVVCRELGCGAPSVLQGALYGEVEAPMWTEEFQCEGSESVLLDCGSSGSARNTCSPGKAVGLTCSEPDDVRLVGGASRCGGGLEVKQHGDWRPVVVWFSYWSLKSAAVVCRQLDCGSAVSTGKRNDSSSRSVRRIDPSCLQSGSTLRECVSTESVSSSSSLQITCSESVRLVDGTSLCSGRLEVKSKQFWSSVCEADFDQQDAEVVCRELGCGAPSVLQGALYGEVEAPMWTEEFQCEGSESVLLDCGSSGSARNTCSPGKAVGLTCSESDDVRLVGGASRCAGGLEMKHQGDWRPVDDRFSDWNLKPAAVVCRQLDCGSAVSTGKRNDSSSRSVWRISPSCLQSGSTLRECVLTESDSSSSSLQITCSESVRLVDGTSLCSGRLEVKSKQFWSSVCEADFDQQDAEVVCRELGCGAPSVLQGALYGEVEAPMWTEEFQCEGSESVLLDCGSSGSARNTCSPGKAVGLTCSESDDVRLVGGASRCAGELEVKQHGDWKPVDDSPWDLKSAAVVCRQLDCGSAVSTGRREDPSPRSVRRIDPSCLQSGSTLRECVSTESVSSSSSLQITCSESVRLVDGTSLCSGRLEVKSKQFWSSVCEADFDQQDAEVVCRELGCGAPSVLQGALYGEVEAPMWTEEFQCEGSESVLLDCGSSGSARNTCSPGKAVGLTCSEPDDVRLVGGASRCAGELEVKHHGDWKPVDDLFWNLNSAAVVCRQLDCGSAVSTERRQDFSQRSVWIIIPFCLQSGPTLRECIMGHSLNRMQIVQILMNIICTDLLVQPIISLSPSMDGVSEAQQQGLQVSRAHNHILPAVNHSAHFLFPAADHAHQGIYSCVYHISVFSHNFSSESQPLSLTVSASPTDLIIRLVVLLLTVVLLVTALCFYFKATRGQKPGREANIELDYYNLGGSGAEGGPGEEAGAQGTEQDLQGAHLTSRWIAQLSHNRPSP encoded by the exons ATGACTGACCTTTTCAGTAGTGCCAGCACCAGCAGCATTTCCACTGCCGGTGATGAACGGCATCCAGAGGCTCAGTGCCTTTCTACACCTTCCCCCGTCCTGAAGGGAG AGTCTGATGATGTCAGGATGGTGGGAGGAGCCAGCCGCTGTGCTGGTGGACTGGAGGTGAAACAACATGGAGACTGGAGACCAGTGGATGACTCTGACTGGAACCTGAAGtcagcagctgtagtgtgtagacagctggactgtggctctgctgtttcaacaggaaagaGATGGGCTCCCTCATCAAGACCTGTATGGAGGATCAGTTCTTCCTGTCTTCAGTCTGGGTCTACAGTGATGGAGTGTGTATCAACAGAGTCtgactcttcctcttccagcctGCAGATCACCTGCTCAG agtctGTGAGGCTGGTGGATGGGACTAGTCTGTGCTCAGGCAGACTGGAGGTGAAGTCTAAGCAGTTCTGGTCCTCAGTGTGTGAAGCTGACTTTGACCAGCAGGATGCAGAGGTGGTCTGTAGGGAGCTTGGCTGTGGGGCTCCTTCAGTCCTCCAGGGGGCGCTCTATGGAGAAGTGGAGGCTCCGATGTGGACCGAAGAGTTCCAGTGTGAAGGCAGTGAGTCCGTTCTCCTGGACTGTGGAAGCTCAGGCTCAGCTAGAAACACCTGCTCACCTGGCAAAGCTGTTGGACTCACCTGCTCAG AGCCTGATGATGTCAGGTTGGTGGGAGGAGCCAGCCGCTGTGGTGGTGGACTGGAGGTGAAACAACATGGAGACTGGAGACCAGTGGTTGTCTGGTTCTCTTACTGGAGCCTGAAGtcagcagctgtagtgtgtagacagctggactgtggctctgctgtttcaacaggaaagaGAAATGATTCCTCATCAAGATCTGTACGGAGGATCGATCCTTCCTGTCTTCAGTCTGGGTCTACACTGAGGGAGTGTGTATCAACAgagtctgtctcttcctcttccagcctGCAGATCACCTGTTCAG agtctGTGAGGCTGGTGGATGGGACTAGTCTGTGCTCAGGCAGACTGGAGGTGAAGTCTAAGCAGTTCTGGTCCTCAGTGTGTGAAGCTGACTTTGACCAGCAGGATGCAGAGGTGGTCTGTAGGGAGCTTGGCTGTGGGGCTCCTTCGGTCCTCCAGGGGGCGCTCTATGGAGAAGTGGAGGCTCCAATGTGGACCGAAGAGTTCCAGTGTGAAGGCAGTGAGTCCGTTCTCCTGGACTGTGGAAGCTCAGGCTCAGCTAGAAACACCTGCTCACCTGGCAAAGCTGTTGGACTCACCTGCTCAG AGTCTGATGATGTCAGGTTGGTGGGAGGAGCCAGCCGCTGTGCTGGTGGACTGGAGATGAAACACCAGGGAGACTGGAGACCAGTGGATGACCGGTTCTCTGACTGGAACCTGAAGCcagcagctgtagtgtgtagacagctggactgtggctctgctgtttcaacaggaaagaGAAATGATTCCTCATCAAGATCTGTATGGAGGATCAGTCCTTCCTGTCTTCAGTCTGGGTCTACACTGAGGGAGTGTGTACTAACAGAGTCtgactcttcctcttccagcctGCAGATCACCTGTTCAG agtctGTGAGGCTGGTGGATGGGACTAGTCTGTGCTCAGGCAGACTGGAGGTGAAGTCTAAGCAGTTCTGGTCCTCAGTGTGTGAAGCTGACTTTGACCAGCAGGATGCAGAGGTGGTCTGTAGGGAGCTTGGCTGTGGGGCTCCTTCGGTCCTCCAGGGGGCGCTCTATGGAGAAGTGGAGGCTCCGATGTGGACCGAAGAGTTCCAGTGTGAAGGCAGTGAGTCCGTTCTCCTGGACTGTGGAAGCTCAGGCTCAGCTAGAAACACCTGCTCACCTGGCAAAGCTGTTGGACTCACCTGCTCAG AGTCTGATGATGTCAGGTTGGTGGGAGGAGCCAGCCGCTGTGCTGGTGAACTGGAGGTGAAACAACATGGAGACTGGAAACCAGTGGATGACTCGCCGTGGGACCTGAAGtcagcagctgtagtgtgtagacagctggactgtggctctgctgtttcaacaggaaggagagaggatcCCTCACCAAGATCTGTACGGAGGATCGATCCTTCCTGTCTTCAGTCTGGGTCTACACTGAGGGAGTGTGTATCAACAgagtctgtctcttcctcttccagcctGCAGATCACCTGCTCAG agtctGTGAGGCTGGTGGATGGGACTAGTCTGTGCTCAGGCAGACTGGAGGTGAAGTCTAAGCAGTTCTGGTCCTCAGTGTGTGAAGCTGACTTTGACCAGCAGGATGCAGAGGTGGTCTGTAGGGAGCTTGGCTGTGGGGCTCCTTCAGTCCTCCAGGGGGCGCTCTATGGAGAAGTGGAGGCTCCGATGTGGACCGAAGAGTTCCAGTGTGAAGGCAGTGAGTCCGTTCTCCTGGACTGTGGAAGCTCAGGCTCAGCTAGAAACACCTGCTCACCTGGCAAAGCTGTTGGACTCACCTGCTCAG AGCCTGATGATGTCAGGTTGGTGGGAGGAGCCAGCCGCTGTGCTGGTGAACTGGAGGTGAAACACCATGGAGACTGGAAACCAGTGGATGACTTGTTCTGGAACCTGAATtcagcagctgtagtgtgtagacagctggactgtggctctgctgtttcAACAGAAAGGAGACAGGATTTCTCACAAAGATCTGTATGGATCATCATTCCtttctgtcttcagtctggGCCTACACTGAGGGAGTGT ATTATGGGACACAGTCTTAACAGGATGCAGATTGTGCAAATTCTgatgaatattatttg TACAGATCTGCTGGTTCAGCcaatcatctccctctctccctccatggaCGGGGTCTCCGAGGCCCAGCAGCAGGGGCTTCAGGTGTCCAGGG CACACAACCACATCCTgccagctgtcaatcactctgcccacttcctgtttcctgctgcAGACCACGCCCACCAAGGGATCTACAGCTGTGTTTATCacatctctgttttctctcataACTTCTCCTCTGAGagccagcccctctctctcactgtctcag